From one Rhodanobacteraceae bacterium genomic stretch:
- a CDS encoding zinc metallopeptidase, with protein MKWERARQSQNIEDRRGRGPVKAGGVGIGAILIALIGGWLFGIDPSQILGVIGGMQGTQQSQAPAPTPEEEAARANDPRRQFVASILGETEDVWSTIFQQAGKQYPAPTLVLYENAVTSACGQASSAVGPFYCPGDQQVYIDLSFFREMQRRLGGGGDFAEAYVIAHEVGHHIQTLTGVSQRVNDARRRRENVEGDNGLLVRQELQADCYAGVWAHHAQARHAWLEEGDIEEALNTASAIGDDVLQKQSGGRVVPDAFTHGTAQQRVRWFTQGFRAGKLGVCDTFAAATL; from the coding sequence ATGAAATGGGAACGCGCACGCCAGAGCCAGAACATCGAGGACCGCCGCGGCCGCGGGCCGGTCAAGGCCGGCGGCGTGGGGATCGGCGCGATCCTGATCGCCCTGATCGGCGGCTGGCTCTTCGGCATCGACCCTTCGCAGATCCTCGGCGTCATCGGCGGCATGCAGGGTACCCAGCAAAGCCAGGCGCCGGCGCCGACGCCCGAGGAAGAGGCTGCGCGCGCGAATGATCCCCGGCGCCAGTTCGTGGCCAGTATCCTTGGCGAGACCGAGGATGTCTGGAGCACGATCTTCCAGCAGGCCGGCAAGCAATACCCGGCGCCCACCCTGGTGCTGTACGAGAACGCGGTCACCTCGGCCTGCGGCCAGGCCAGCTCCGCGGTCGGCCCCTTCTACTGCCCGGGCGACCAGCAGGTCTACATCGACCTGTCCTTCTTTCGCGAGATGCAGCGCCGCCTGGGCGGCGGCGGCGACTTCGCCGAGGCCTATGTGATCGCACACGAAGTGGGTCACCACATCCAGACGCTGACGGGCGTGTCGCAACGGGTCAACGACGCACGCCGCCGCCGCGAGAACGTGGAGGGCGACAACGGCCTGCTGGTGCGCCAGGAACTGCAGGCCGACTGCTACGCCGGCGTGTGGGCGCACCATGCTCAGGCGCGCCACGCCTGGCTGGAGGAGGGCGACATCGAGGAGGCGCTGAACACCGCCAGCGCGATTGGCGACGATGTGCTGCAGAAGCAGTCCGGCGGCCGCGTGGTCCCCGACGCCTTCACCCACGGCACCGCGCAGCAGCGCGTGCGCTGGTTCACCCAAGGCTTCCGCGCGGGGAAACTGGGGGTCTGCGACACCTTCGCCGCGGCCACGCTCTGA
- a CDS encoding M48 family metallopeptidase, whose product MLRLLLLAILWIAHAPALAAAEAPLEAQIELAVPPGAQAGPDFDVERATQAWIETLSPEQRAKSDAYFEGGYWLQLWSFLYGLATAWLLLRLRWSAWMRDRAQAWSRRGFGRTAIYALMYVPVSTLLALPLAWYAGFFREHQYGMATQTLAEWLGDQGKGLFVSMILGALFLSLLYWVFRRAPRTWWVWGTGVSMAFLVFVMTLAPVLIDPLFNDYKALPAGPLRDNILGVAHATGVPASEVWWFDASRQTTRISANVAGFGETTRIALNDNLLYRSSQPSIEAVMGHELGHYVLNHIYEMLVYFAAILLVGFALVAWSFERVVARWGGNWGVRGIADPAGLPLLGALFSIYLFALTPVMNTIVRTNEAEADRFGIAVSGQADGFAQVAMQLSEYRKISPGEWEEWLFYDHPSGRNRVRAAMEWKAEQLRKQAIAR is encoded by the coding sequence ATGCTGCGCCTGTTGCTGCTGGCCATCTTGTGGATCGCGCACGCGCCCGCGCTCGCGGCGGCGGAAGCGCCACTGGAAGCACAAATTGAGCTGGCGGTGCCGCCGGGCGCGCAGGCGGGGCCGGACTTCGATGTAGAGCGCGCGACCCAGGCATGGATCGAAACCCTGTCGCCGGAGCAGCGGGCAAAATCCGATGCCTACTTCGAGGGCGGCTACTGGCTGCAGTTGTGGAGCTTCCTCTACGGCCTGGCCACCGCCTGGCTGCTGCTGCGGCTGCGCTGGTCGGCGTGGATGCGCGACCGCGCCCAGGCCTGGTCCCGCCGCGGCTTCGGCCGCACCGCGATCTACGCCCTGATGTACGTGCCGGTCTCCACCCTGCTGGCGCTGCCGCTGGCCTGGTACGCGGGCTTCTTCCGCGAGCACCAGTACGGGATGGCCACCCAGACGCTCGCCGAATGGCTGGGCGACCAGGGCAAGGGGCTGTTCGTGTCGATGATCCTCGGTGCGCTGTTCCTGTCGCTGCTCTACTGGGTATTCCGGCGCGCGCCGCGCACCTGGTGGGTCTGGGGCACCGGGGTCTCGATGGCCTTCCTGGTGTTCGTGATGACCCTGGCGCCGGTGCTGATCGATCCCTTGTTCAACGACTACAAGGCGCTGCCCGCCGGCCCGCTGCGCGACAACATCCTCGGCGTGGCGCACGCCACCGGAGTGCCGGCCAGCGAGGTCTGGTGGTTCGACGCCAGCCGCCAGACCACGCGCATCTCGGCGAATGTGGCGGGCTTTGGCGAGACCACCCGGATTGCGCTCAACGACAACCTGCTGTACCGCTCATCGCAGCCCTCGATCGAGGCGGTGATGGGCCACGAACTGGGCCATTACGTGCTCAATCACATCTACGAGATGCTGGTCTATTTCGCCGCCATCCTGCTCGTCGGCTTCGCCCTGGTGGCGTGGAGCTTCGAGCGCGTGGTCGCGCGCTGGGGCGGCAACTGGGGTGTGCGCGGCATCGCCGATCCGGCCGGCCTGCCTTTGCTCGGCGCGCTGTTCTCGATCTACCTGTTCGCGCTGACGCCGGTGATGAACACCATCGTGCGCACCAACGAGGCGGAGGCTGACCGCTTCGGCATCGCGGTGTCGGGCCAGGCGGATGGCTTCGCCCAGGTGGCGATGCAGCTGTCCGAGTACCGCAAGATCTCGCCGGGCGAATGGGAGGAGTGGCTGTTCTACGACCACCCGTCGGGCCGCAACCGGGTGCGCGCGGCGATGGAATGGAAAGCGGAGCAGTTGCGCAAGCAGGCCATAGCGCGCTGA
- a CDS encoding UvrD-helicase domain-containing protein → MSAPAELDWRRLALTGTSLIEASAGTGKTWNIALLYLRLVLERELDARQVVVTTFTEAAAQELRARVRQRLADAEAALAAPELPANELQEYLEALVARGGRTPLLTRVRLALAEIDLAPITTIHGLCRRILGDFPFDTGMPFALGEIVDTPKLVRECVEDFWRARFLGDHIDPWEAAYALTGGVEALAEVVREILAVDEDAIDLEPSSGLRAWWQAFCARDLAQLRAKVDSGDGFARMDVSVLRKQLRILLQAAASGDPAGVDWDKLQLHLAPDKVRTAGLKNHHPPLADWPTIRLLVEARGMFERIPARVRHELALDCARFVRGELRRRLLQRGQASFSQLIDEVHARLAGPAGDQLAARLQQSWPVALIDEFQDTDARQWAIFDRVWRGAGPGGRALLLIGDPKQAIYGFRGGDVASYLNVRDALPPQRILSISRNYRSHPRLLLALNALYDRAGVAAFGDSGIDYVAVEAGEPARWRGTAIRQPLRLRLMPAASARKGDRDQAALEACVDDIAALLEDRVLGCGAGDVAVLLDSNARIRTLRRMLAARGIPVAGAGRANVLDSEWAEDVQLLLHALLEAGDEYAVRGALATRLLGRTAADLAQLARDVAAWERTLEWFAAQHARWQRQGPLAVIESVLHQHAPRLLAAADGERALTDLRHLGELLQEAAAECYGPQELYAWYVAERARSGTGEEAPKERQLRIESEQQRVQLMTLHASKGLEFRAVFVPMAWRSREARASDHVRYHDSQRRLRLDLGSPRLGEHTAIAAMEDLQERLRGLYVGVTRAVQLCTLYAFDDLAPQAHVGPAWRAALDVLLGAALASFGPAAGDPWAALAKALPSLRIEREPRVSQLSLLPPLPQRARRARSPLPPLRPLHGLYSFTALTRMRELALSEAARAAEDEGEDLADMPAEAPQPELGALAGLRGARFGDAIHGLLEDGRQGARFETQPERIRRALDRHSVRSGQAGDDAAAIAAVARLLDRTLDCELAPGLSLVGLPANARRAEFEFAFVLDDARWWRLHALLDAHGLGHWWPPAGAGESLRGLMKGYIDLVFAWDGRFHVLDYKSNWLGERLADYAPDALDGAIAGHHYGLQALIYTVALQRYLARRIADYQPERHLGESWYLFVRALGLAPGAGLWRKRFPQALVDALDALFDGTEASACA, encoded by the coding sequence ATGAGCGCGCCCGCCGAACTCGACTGGCGCCGCCTGGCGCTGACCGGGACCTCGCTGATCGAGGCCAGTGCCGGCACCGGCAAGACCTGGAACATCGCCCTGCTGTACCTGCGCCTGGTGCTGGAGCGGGAACTGGACGCGCGCCAGGTGGTGGTCACCACTTTCACCGAAGCCGCCGCGCAGGAGCTGCGCGCGCGGGTGCGCCAGCGCCTGGCCGACGCTGAAGCCGCCCTGGCGGCGCCGGAACTCCCGGCCAACGAGTTGCAGGAGTACCTCGAAGCGCTGGTGGCCCGCGGCGGGCGCACGCCGCTGCTGACCCGCGTGCGCCTGGCACTGGCGGAGATCGACCTGGCGCCGATCACCACCATCCACGGCCTGTGCCGGCGCATCCTCGGCGACTTTCCCTTCGACACCGGGATGCCTTTCGCGCTCGGCGAGATCGTCGACACGCCGAAACTGGTGCGCGAATGCGTCGAGGATTTCTGGCGCGCGCGCTTCCTCGGCGATCACATCGATCCCTGGGAGGCCGCCTATGCGCTGACCGGTGGCGTCGAAGCCCTGGCCGAGGTGGTGCGCGAGATCCTCGCCGTGGACGAGGACGCCATCGACCTCGAGCCCAGCTCCGGGCTGCGCGCATGGTGGCAGGCATTCTGCGCGCGCGACCTGGCGCAGTTGCGCGCCAAGGTGGACAGCGGTGACGGTTTCGCGCGCATGGACGTCAGCGTGCTGCGCAAGCAGCTGCGCATCCTGCTGCAGGCCGCCGCCAGCGGCGACCCCGCCGGGGTGGACTGGGACAAGCTGCAGCTCCATCTCGCGCCGGACAAGGTGCGCACTGCCGGCCTGAAGAACCACCACCCGCCCCTGGCGGACTGGCCCACGATCCGGCTGCTGGTCGAGGCGCGCGGCATGTTCGAGCGCATCCCCGCGCGGGTGCGCCACGAGCTGGCGCTGGACTGCGCCCGTTTCGTCCGCGGCGAGCTGCGCCGGCGGTTGCTGCAGCGCGGCCAGGCGAGCTTCTCGCAGCTGATCGACGAAGTGCACGCGCGCCTGGCCGGCCCCGCCGGCGACCAGCTCGCCGCACGCCTGCAGCAGAGCTGGCCGGTGGCCCTGATCGACGAATTCCAGGACACCGACGCGCGCCAGTGGGCAATCTTTGACCGCGTCTGGCGCGGTGCCGGGCCGGGCGGGCGCGCGCTGCTGCTGATCGGCGATCCGAAGCAAGCGATCTACGGCTTCCGCGGCGGCGATGTGGCGAGCTACCTCAATGTGCGCGATGCGCTGCCGCCGCAGCGGATCCTGTCGATCAGCCGCAACTACCGTTCGCACCCGCGCCTGCTGCTGGCGCTGAACGCGCTCTACGACCGCGCCGGGGTGGCCGCCTTCGGCGACAGCGGGATCGACTATGTCGCGGTGGAGGCCGGCGAGCCCGCCCGCTGGCGCGGCACCGCGATCCGCCAGCCGCTACGCCTGCGCCTGATGCCGGCAGCGTCCGCGCGCAAGGGCGACCGCGACCAGGCGGCGCTGGAAGCCTGCGTCGACGACATCGCCGCGCTGCTGGAGGACCGCGTGCTCGGCTGCGGCGCGGGCGATGTGGCGGTGCTGCTCGACAGCAATGCGCGCATCCGCACGCTGCGGCGCATGCTTGCGGCGCGTGGCATTCCGGTGGCCGGCGCCGGGCGCGCGAACGTGCTCGACAGCGAGTGGGCCGAGGACGTCCAGCTGCTGCTCCACGCCCTGCTCGAGGCCGGCGACGAGTACGCCGTGCGCGGCGCCCTGGCCACCCGGCTGCTCGGGCGCACCGCGGCTGACCTGGCGCAGCTGGCCAGGGATGTCGCCGCCTGGGAGCGCACGCTCGAGTGGTTCGCCGCGCAACACGCGCGCTGGCAGCGCCAGGGTCCGCTGGCGGTGATCGAATCGGTCCTGCACCAGCACGCACCGCGCCTGCTGGCCGCGGCCGACGGCGAGCGTGCGCTCACCGATCTGCGCCACCTCGGCGAGCTGCTGCAGGAGGCCGCCGCGGAGTGCTACGGCCCGCAGGAACTGTATGCCTGGTATGTCGCCGAACGCGCCCGCAGCGGCACCGGGGAGGAGGCGCCGAAGGAGCGGCAGCTGCGCATCGAGAGCGAGCAGCAGCGGGTCCAGCTGATGACCCTGCACGCGAGCAAGGGCCTGGAGTTCCGCGCGGTGTTCGTGCCGATGGCCTGGCGCTCGCGCGAGGCGCGCGCCAGCGACCACGTCCGCTACCACGACAGCCAGCGCCGCCTGCGCCTGGACCTCGGCAGCCCGCGCCTCGGCGAGCACACTGCGATCGCCGCGATGGAAGACCTGCAGGAGCGGTTGCGCGGCCTGTATGTCGGCGTGACCCGCGCGGTGCAGCTGTGCACGCTGTATGCCTTCGACGACCTCGCACCGCAGGCGCATGTGGGCCCGGCCTGGCGCGCGGCACTGGATGTACTGCTCGGCGCCGCGCTGGCCAGCTTCGGACCGGCGGCCGGGGATCCCTGGGCAGCACTGGCCAAGGCCCTGCCCTCGCTGCGCATCGAGCGCGAACCGCGGGTCTCGCAGCTCTCGCTGCTGCCGCCGCTGCCGCAGCGCGCCCGCCGCGCGCGCAGCCCGCTGCCGCCGCTGCGCCCGCTGCATGGCCTGTACAGTTTCACCGCGCTGACGCGGATGCGCGAACTGGCGCTGAGCGAGGCCGCGCGCGCGGCCGAGGACGAGGGCGAAGACCTCGCAGACATGCCGGCGGAAGCGCCGCAACCGGAGCTGGGTGCCCTCGCCGGCCTGCGCGGCGCGCGCTTCGGCGATGCGATCCACGGGCTGCTGGAGGACGGGCGCCAGGGTGCGCGCTTCGAGACCCAGCCGGAGCGTATCCGCCGCGCGCTCGACCGCCACAGCGTGCGCAGCGGCCAGGCCGGCGATGACGCCGCGGCGATCGCGGCTGTCGCGCGCCTGCTCGACCGCACGCTGGATTGCGAACTGGCACCCGGCCTGTCGCTGGTCGGGCTGCCGGCGAACGCGCGCCGCGCCGAGTTCGAGTTCGCCTTCGTCCTCGACGACGCCCGCTGGTGGCGGCTGCACGCGCTGCTGGACGCGCATGGCCTCGGCCACTGGTGGCCGCCGGCCGGCGCGGGCGAATCGCTGCGCGGCTTGATGAAGGGCTACATCGACCTGGTGTTCGCCTGGGACGGCCGCTTCCACGTGCTCGACTACAAGAGCAACTGGCTGGGCGAGCGCCTGGCCGATTACGCACCCGACGCGCTCGATGGCGCCATCGCCGGGCACCACTATGGCCTGCAGGCGCTGATCTACACCGTGGCGCTGCAGCGCTACCTGGCGCGGCGCATCGCCGACTACCAGCCAGAGCGCCACCTCGGTGAGAGCTGGTACCTGTTCGTGCGCGCGCTCGGGCTGGCGCCGGGCGCCGGGCTGTGGCGCAAGCGCTTCCCGCAGGCCCTGGTCGATGCCCTGGATGCGCTGTTCGACGGTACGGAGGCCAGCGCATGCGCCTGA
- a CDS encoding helix-turn-helix transcriptional regulator: MRKQTMSVDYREWEPPASLRDRVRCAWRLRDENPQEAAQTIYPDGCCELILHLGTPMQRWRPVDDWQPQSACLYAAQQRSAVRLRAAGPLDCIALRLQPWASSLATGTRLPELRDEILPLAGIAAPLAQVLAEHLPRLDDDAARAWAALDDALGPCDAPTPVRRAVERLEAQAGITRIDALAQACGVPLRTLQAQFLRWVGLSAKEYARLLRLQATLRALDAGAEDLATLSIDRGFSDQAHATRELRRITGLPPARLLRALKANREGDTAIALAAAFVRGRG; encoded by the coding sequence ATGCGCAAGCAGACGATGAGCGTGGACTATCGCGAATGGGAGCCGCCGGCATCGCTGCGCGACCGCGTGCGCTGTGCCTGGCGCCTGCGCGACGAGAACCCCCAGGAAGCGGCGCAGACGATCTACCCGGACGGCTGCTGCGAGCTGATCCTGCACCTGGGCACGCCGATGCAGCGCTGGCGGCCGGTGGACGACTGGCAACCGCAATCGGCCTGCCTGTACGCGGCGCAACAGCGCAGCGCGGTGCGTCTGCGCGCGGCCGGGCCGCTGGATTGCATCGCCCTGCGACTGCAGCCCTGGGCCTCATCGCTGGCGACCGGCACGCGCCTGCCGGAACTGCGCGACGAGATCCTGCCGCTGGCGGGGATCGCCGCGCCGCTGGCGCAGGTCCTGGCCGAGCATCTGCCGCGGCTGGACGACGATGCGGCCCGCGCCTGGGCCGCGCTGGACGATGCGCTCGGCCCCTGTGATGCGCCGACGCCCGTGCGCCGCGCGGTCGAACGGCTGGAGGCGCAGGCCGGTATCACGCGCATCGACGCGCTGGCGCAGGCCTGTGGCGTGCCGTTGCGTACGCTGCAGGCGCAGTTCCTGCGCTGGGTGGGGCTGTCGGCCAAGGAATACGCGCGCCTGCTGCGGCTGCAGGCCACCTTGCGTGCGCTCGACGCCGGCGCTGAGGACCTGGCGACCCTGTCCATCGACCGCGGTTTCAGCGACCAGGCGCATGCCACCCGCGAGCTGCGTCGGATCACGGGCTTGCCGCCCGCGCGGCTGCTGCGCGCGCTGAAAGCCAACCGCGAAGGCGATACCGCGATCGCGCTGGCGGCGGCCTTCGTGCGCGGGCGCGGCTGA
- the recC gene encoding exodeoxyribonuclease V subunit gamma: MLEIYRSSRIEKLGDLLAEHLRQQAPASVLAPQTVVVGHLGMKRWLMQRLAEWQPERGRRIAANLEMLLPSEWLDGLALKVLGRQSIAIAPYRRQALRWRIHALLPRIDHPELRNYLEGEDAPRRHFQLADRLAGLYGQYLVYRRDWLAAWERGESAGVPHWQNTLWRRLVAEIGLDHRGRRMSELAAKLPALAPDADEPALHVFGVSHLPPDALSALDALSRSRRVVVYFPDPCRELWEHLRSRRAVYAASLRGEAFLEIGHPLLGALGRIGQHFTLLLNGLDAGCDLRHEDDERAQGLLPQGSPLLQRVQHSIRTLQPEWVRRAPGDHGDPRADTSLRVHACHTRLRELEVLKDALLDQLDAHPSLNPRDIVVMAPNMALYAPLLPVVFGAPARRDSVLPWRLADVALARTHPLLGAVRELLDLPTQRITRSQVLALLALPAVARRFGLDASGHAALARWLERAHVAWGLDGEMKRDFGAAPVDDHSFAFGCDRMFAGYILGEVPDDTLLELQILPAHPVTGPDAACLGALWGLLDILREWRAAMRRRRSLADWSTLLREWLERLFAVDPREDGEREALAAVLALAADLATQQADAGVVPEVEWSVVREVLWQGLEGIPERQPFLAGGITFCGMVPQRSIPFEVIALLGLNNGEYPRARPDSGLDLMQSHPRLGDRDNRADDRYLFLEALMSARRTLHLSYLGEGAQDGKPRNPALPLLELLGFLDTHAQADTAGERPWLMRHALQPFDARYFGGVPDDPRWFSYSEEFSRVVAAGQAGEWRFLEGTALDGGPAPANTIELRALASFFRDPAGWVCRQALKLSRAALEESAPSDDEPLAVSRDRRDRIHIDLCWQALREGSAQLPLQPPPEFARSGRYASGRLGERAWQETRAEAQAWLDLARSLPPFDRTAPSVVAQAIDLDLGGVRLVGSVDQVYRSGDQTWLVSISPAATDFRHLLPVYLEWAALRLALPQADLHLRVIHRDRNHLPELGPVPPFADDAGPLREGLARLLALYRDACRTAAAYHPRSSYALADKAAAGEPDRALDASRRAWQGKHQSVGERDYAPGYNRLIAGDDAFLHAGRAEHARFDRLARELYDLLRGVVPERIA, encoded by the coding sequence ATGCTCGAGATCTACCGCAGCAGCCGCATCGAGAAGCTCGGCGATTTGCTGGCCGAGCACCTGCGCCAGCAGGCGCCGGCATCGGTGCTGGCGCCGCAGACGGTGGTGGTCGGGCACCTCGGGATGAAGCGCTGGCTGATGCAGCGGCTGGCCGAGTGGCAGCCGGAGCGCGGCCGGCGGATCGCCGCGAACCTGGAGATGCTGCTGCCCAGCGAGTGGCTGGACGGCCTGGCGCTGAAGGTGCTGGGGCGGCAGTCGATCGCCATCGCGCCCTACCGCCGCCAGGCGCTGCGCTGGCGCATCCATGCCTTGCTGCCGCGCATCGACCATCCGGAACTCAGGAACTACCTGGAGGGCGAGGACGCGCCGCGACGGCACTTCCAGCTCGCCGATCGCCTGGCGGGCCTTTACGGCCAGTACCTGGTCTATCGCCGCGACTGGCTGGCCGCCTGGGAGCGCGGCGAGAGCGCGGGCGTGCCGCACTGGCAGAACACCCTGTGGCGACGCCTGGTGGCCGAGATCGGCCTGGACCACCGGGGACGGCGCATGTCCGAACTGGCGGCGAAGCTGCCGGCGCTGGCGCCCGATGCCGACGAGCCGGCGCTGCATGTGTTCGGCGTCTCGCACCTGCCGCCAGATGCGCTCTCCGCGCTGGATGCGCTGTCGCGCTCGCGCCGCGTGGTGGTGTACTTCCCGGATCCCTGCCGCGAGTTGTGGGAGCACCTGCGCTCCCGCCGCGCGGTCTACGCGGCCTCGCTGCGCGGCGAGGCCTTCCTCGAGATCGGCCATCCGCTGCTCGGTGCGCTCGGGCGCATCGGGCAGCATTTCACCCTGCTGCTGAACGGGCTGGACGCCGGCTGCGATCTGCGCCACGAGGACGATGAACGCGCGCAGGGACTGCTGCCGCAAGGCAGTCCGCTGCTGCAGCGAGTGCAGCACAGCATCCGCACGCTGCAGCCCGAGTGGGTGCGGCGCGCGCCCGGCGACCATGGCGATCCGCGCGCCGACACCTCGCTGCGGGTGCATGCCTGCCACACGCGTTTGCGCGAGCTGGAGGTGCTCAAGGACGCCCTGCTCGACCAGCTGGACGCGCATCCATCGCTGAACCCACGCGACATCGTGGTGATGGCGCCGAACATGGCGTTGTATGCGCCGCTGCTGCCGGTGGTCTTCGGCGCGCCGGCGCGGCGCGACAGCGTGCTGCCCTGGCGCCTGGCGGACGTGGCGCTGGCGCGCACGCATCCGCTGCTCGGCGCGGTGCGCGAGCTGCTGGACCTGCCGACCCAGCGGATCACGCGCTCGCAGGTGCTCGCACTGCTGGCGCTGCCGGCGGTCGCGCGACGCTTCGGCCTGGACGCGTCCGGGCATGCGGCGCTGGCGCGCTGGCTGGAGCGCGCGCATGTCGCCTGGGGCCTGGACGGCGAGATGAAGCGCGATTTCGGCGCCGCGCCGGTCGACGACCACAGCTTCGCCTTCGGCTGCGACCGCATGTTTGCCGGTTACATCCTCGGCGAGGTGCCGGACGACACGCTGCTCGAGCTGCAGATCCTGCCGGCACACCCGGTGACCGGCCCGGATGCGGCCTGCCTCGGCGCGCTCTGGGGGCTGCTCGACATCCTGCGCGAGTGGCGTGCGGCGATGCGCCGACGGCGCAGCCTGGCGGACTGGTCGACCCTGCTGCGCGAGTGGCTGGAGCGGCTGTTCGCGGTGGATCCGCGCGAGGACGGCGAGCGCGAGGCGCTGGCCGCGGTGCTCGCGCTCGCTGCGGACCTCGCCACCCAGCAGGCGGATGCCGGGGTGGTGCCCGAAGTCGAATGGAGCGTGGTCCGCGAGGTGCTGTGGCAGGGCCTGGAAGGTATCCCGGAGCGCCAGCCGTTCCTCGCCGGCGGCATCACCTTCTGCGGCATGGTGCCGCAGCGCTCGATTCCCTTCGAGGTGATCGCGCTGCTCGGCCTGAACAACGGCGAGTATCCGCGCGCGCGGCCGGACAGCGGGCTCGATCTGATGCAGAGCCACCCGCGGCTGGGCGACCGCGACAACCGCGCGGACGATCGTTACCTGTTCCTGGAAGCGCTGATGAGCGCGCGCCGCACGCTGCACCTGAGCTATCTCGGCGAGGGCGCGCAGGATGGCAAGCCGCGCAATCCCGCGCTGCCGCTCCTCGAATTGCTGGGCTTCCTAGACACCCATGCGCAGGCCGATACGGCCGGCGAGCGCCCCTGGCTGATGCGCCACGCGCTGCAGCCCTTCGACGCGCGCTATTTCGGCGGCGTACCCGACGATCCGCGCTGGTTTTCCTACTCGGAGGAGTTCAGTCGCGTGGTCGCAGCCGGCCAGGCGGGTGAATGGCGTTTCCTCGAAGGCACCGCGCTCGACGGCGGGCCGGCGCCAGCGAATACGATCGAGCTGCGCGCGCTCGCCAGTTTTTTCCGCGATCCGGCGGGCTGGGTCTGTCGCCAGGCGCTCAAGCTCTCGCGCGCGGCGCTGGAGGAATCGGCGCCCAGCGACGATGAACCGCTGGCGGTGTCGCGCGATCGCCGCGACCGCATCCACATCGACCTTTGCTGGCAAGCGCTGCGCGAGGGCAGTGCGCAGCTGCCGCTGCAGCCGCCGCCCGAGTTCGCCCGCTCCGGGCGCTACGCCAGCGGCCGCCTTGGCGAGCGCGCCTGGCAGGAGACGCGCGCGGAAGCGCAGGCCTGGCTGGACCTGGCGCGCAGCCTGCCACCCTTCGACCGCACCGCGCCCAGCGTGGTGGCGCAGGCAATCGACCTCGACCTCGGCGGAGTCCGCCTGGTCGGGAGCGTCGACCAGGTTTATCGCAGTGGTGACCAGACCTGGCTGGTATCGATCAGTCCGGCGGCAACCGATTTCCGCCATCTGCTCCCGGTGTACCTGGAATGGGCCGCGCTGCGGCTCGCCCTGCCGCAAGCTGACCTGCACCTGCGGGTGATTCACCGCGATCGCAATCACCTGCCGGAACTCGGTCCGGTGCCGCCGTTCGCGGACGATGCAGGTCCCCTGCGCGAGGGCCTCGCACGACTGCTGGCGCTGTACCGGGATGCCTGCCGCACCGCCGCCGCCTACCACCCGCGCAGCAGCTACGCGCTGGCCGACAAGGCCGCCGCCGGCGAACCGGACCGGGCCCTGGACGCCAGCCGGCGCGCCTGGCAAGGAAAGCATCAGAGCGTTGGGGAGCGCGACTACGCGCCCGGCTACAACCGCCTGATTGCCGGCGACGACGCCTTCCTGCACGCCGGTCGCGCCGAGCACGCGCGCTTCGACCGTCTGGCGCGCGAGCTATACGATCTGCTGCGCGGCGTCGTGCCGGAGCGCATCGCATGA